A stretch of Aeromicrobium tamlense DNA encodes these proteins:
- a CDS encoding helix-turn-helix domain-containing protein produces MRGPIEHDDFYEGIARQVVEQRTVRRLSQRELADLCGTTQSAIARFETGSRPPKLDTLLRIAAALDCELDVTFRPRTRPMKESR; encoded by the coding sequence ATGCGAGGACCGATCGAGCACGACGACTTCTACGAGGGCATCGCCCGACAGGTGGTCGAGCAGCGCACCGTGCGCCGCCTGTCCCAGCGCGAGCTGGCCGACCTGTGCGGCACCACCCAGTCGGCGATCGCCCGCTTCGAGACCGGCTCACGGCCGCCGAAGCTCGACACCCTGCTGCGGATCGCCGCGGCCCTCGACTGCGAGCTGGACGTTACGTTCCGCCCGCGCACCCGTCCCATGAAGGAGTCCCGATGA
- a CDS encoding YbaK/EbsC family protein: protein MSIESVQEFLSEHGRGGAIRRTDGSSATVAEAAAAFGVEPARIAKTLSFRGDSPETCILVVMAGDARTDNAAFKARFGRKATMLKADEVEALTGHPVGGVCPFANPESATVFLDTSLKRFDTVFPAVGSADSAIELTPAELEVLSGASAWVTVSRLA from the coding sequence ATGTCGATCGAGAGCGTGCAGGAGTTCCTGAGCGAGCACGGCCGCGGCGGCGCCATCCGCCGCACCGACGGATCCAGTGCCACCGTGGCCGAGGCCGCCGCGGCGTTCGGCGTCGAGCCGGCCCGGATCGCCAAGACCCTGTCCTTCCGCGGCGACTCCCCCGAGACCTGCATCCTGGTCGTGATGGCCGGGGACGCCCGCACCGACAACGCCGCGTTCAAGGCCCGCTTCGGCCGCAAGGCCACGATGCTCAAGGCCGACGAGGTCGAGGCGCTCACGGGTCACCCCGTGGGCGGCGTCTGCCCGTTCGCGAACCCCGAGAGCGCCACCGTGTTCCTCGACACGTCGTTGAAGCGCTTCGACACGGTGTTCCCCGCCGTCGGCAGCGCCGACTCGGCGATCGAGCTGACGCCTGCCGAGCTGGAGGTCCTGTCCGGCGCCTCCGCGTGGGTCACCGTGAGCCGCCTGGCCTGA
- a CDS encoding SGNH/GDSL hydrolase family protein: MPWRRLGLVALAIAGTLIALVTGAGAASPSTTPAASPTVAPVTVPAQPETMLVIGDSYSSYYGDRHSRYPGWWAMLATDLGLEPQLDAMGGTGFLSRSSSCAHTRFKARLDTVRAVDPRILMIEGGRNDWRRCTRDGRVVEATRTEIERATDGFFAELAGVWDELGHPRAEVYVMTPWGTTKARKGRIIRPIVQAAAERYGFSWVDTESLTLAQAPDGIHPNNDGSRFLRDQVLQNSDLADRFPRV; this comes from the coding sequence TTGCCCTGGCGGCGCCTCGGACTCGTGGCCCTGGCCATCGCCGGCACCCTGATCGCCCTCGTCACCGGCGCCGGAGCGGCCTCGCCGTCCACGACGCCCGCGGCCAGCCCGACAGTCGCCCCGGTCACCGTGCCGGCGCAGCCCGAGACGATGCTCGTCATCGGCGACTCGTACTCCTCCTACTACGGCGACCGCCACAGCCGCTATCCCGGCTGGTGGGCCATGCTCGCCACCGACCTGGGCCTCGAGCCGCAGCTCGACGCGATGGGCGGCACCGGCTTCCTCTCGCGCAGCAGCAGCTGCGCGCACACCCGCTTTAAGGCCCGCCTCGACACGGTGCGCGCCGTCGACCCGCGCATCCTCATGATCGAGGGCGGCCGCAACGACTGGCGCCGCTGCACGCGCGACGGTCGCGTCGTGGAGGCCACCCGCACCGAGATCGAGCGGGCGACCGACGGCTTCTTCGCCGAGCTCGCCGGCGTCTGGGACGAGCTCGGTCATCCCCGCGCCGAGGTCTACGTCATGACGCCCTGGGGCACCACGAAAGCGCGTAAGGGCCGCATCATCCGCCCGATCGTGCAGGCCGCGGCCGAGCGCTACGGCTTCTCGTGGGTGGACACCGAGTCCCTGACCCTGGCCCAGGCACCCGACGGCATCCACCCCAACAACGACGGCAGCCGCTTCCTGCGCGACCAGGTCCTGCAGAACTCCGACCTCGCCGACCGCTTCCCCCGCGTCTGA
- a CDS encoding VanZ family protein, which produces MFGEVPVLPVVVPLAAVVLLVLLWVLHRREQLTAPRASVALVLCVYAAGVVANTVFPIYLDMPGGDRPWHASLSTVPLVDYELADAVMNIVVFLPVGVLVPLLVAGASWRRVLVVGAAFSLAIEVSQYVAAHLFHGGHVADVNDLLFNVAGALLGFGLLTALSRLTRVDVLVQRFSWH; this is translated from the coding sequence GTGTTCGGCGAGGTCCCCGTGCTGCCCGTGGTCGTGCCCCTCGCGGCTGTCGTCCTCCTCGTCCTGCTGTGGGTCCTGCACCGTCGGGAGCAGCTCACGGCGCCGCGGGCGTCGGTCGCGCTCGTGCTCTGCGTCTACGCCGCCGGAGTCGTGGCGAACACCGTGTTCCCGATCTACCTGGACATGCCCGGCGGCGACCGCCCCTGGCACGCGTCGCTGTCCACCGTGCCCCTCGTGGACTACGAGCTCGCCGACGCGGTGATGAACATCGTCGTGTTCCTGCCGGTCGGGGTGCTCGTCCCGCTGCTCGTGGCGGGTGCGTCCTGGCGGCGCGTCCTGGTCGTGGGAGCGGCGTTCAGCCTCGCGATCGAGGTGTCCCAGTACGTCGCGGCGCACCTCTTCCACGGCGGCCACGTCGCCGACGTGAACGACCTCCTCTTCAACGTCGCGGGAGCGCTGCTCGGCTTCGGTCTCCTCACGGCGCTGTCACGGCTCACGCGGGTCGACGTGCTGGTGCAACGGTTCAGCTGGCACTGA
- a CDS encoding aminotransferase class IV, whose translation MKAWINGEVLESPDEPVLSVLDHGLVVGDGVFETAAVIDGEPFAMTRHLDRLVTSAEGLGIGRPDVGALREGITATIDGQELAFGRIRITVTSGKGPLGSPRGSSGLTHVVVTEPAERPPAVSRIATVPWTRNERSALAGLKTTSYAENAKMVEYAKARGASEAVMANTRGHLCEGTGSNVMYVLDGQVVTPTLHSGCLAGITRALAIEWLSGELDVVERDAPLEVLFDADEVMLVGTTRTIQAISQVDDRELPAPGPITQRAQEIWRAREAESTDP comes from the coding sequence ATGAAGGCGTGGATCAACGGCGAGGTGCTGGAATCACCGGACGAACCGGTCCTGAGTGTGCTCGATCACGGGCTCGTCGTGGGCGACGGAGTGTTCGAGACGGCCGCCGTGATCGACGGCGAGCCGTTCGCGATGACGCGTCACCTCGACCGCCTGGTGACGTCCGCCGAAGGTCTCGGGATCGGCCGACCCGACGTCGGGGCGCTCCGCGAGGGGATCACGGCGACGATCGACGGCCAGGAGCTCGCGTTCGGACGCATCCGCATCACGGTGACCTCGGGGAAGGGCCCGCTGGGCTCGCCGCGGGGGAGCAGTGGCCTCACGCACGTCGTGGTCACCGAGCCGGCCGAGCGCCCGCCCGCCGTCAGCCGGATCGCGACCGTGCCGTGGACGCGCAACGAGCGGAGCGCGCTGGCCGGACTCAAGACCACGTCGTACGCCGAGAACGCCAAGATGGTCGAGTACGCGAAGGCGCGCGGCGCCTCGGAGGCCGTCATGGCGAACACGCGTGGCCACCTCTGCGAAGGCACCGGCTCGAACGTGATGTACGTGCTGGACGGGCAGGTCGTCACGCCGACCCTGCACTCGGGCTGTCTCGCCGGAATCACGCGTGCGCTGGCCATCGAGTGGCTCTCCGGCGAGCTGGACGTAGTCGAGCGCGACGCGCCGCTGGAGGTCCTCTTCGACGCCGACGAGGTGATGCTCGTGGGGACCACACGCACGATCCAGGCGATCAGTCAAGTGGACGACCGCGAGCTGCCCGCACCCGGCCCGATCACCCAGCGCGCGCAGGAGATCTGGCGTGCTCGGGAGGCCGAGTCGACCGACCCGTGA
- a CDS encoding HNH endonuclease, which yields MTSTTAGDAVIARLRDAAQTLRSVSSSALDEVRAMVAARDALDAAISESLLAIEETGVHREEDASTVQTWARREVRLDAAETRSRLRSARAMRRLPAMAEAHRQGRISAEHAKAFDFALRHVGEPETVELEPALLDVALVAEPTELRRVARRFKDVMHPEALDEAWLRGMDRRDLQVHRFEDGWHVNGFLPIQTGARLQAFLTAASAPGEACDERTAAQRRVDALDDLLDRVLAEGLPTDGTVAPQLHVIVEAGTLREALAPGAQSSFEAGEPAVLVGFGMIGRNLLRHLACGATLTPVLVERIEPNLKILDVGRAERLATRKQRQAIWLRQGGECATEGCRNPIDHVHHEIPWSLGGPTDLGVMTGRCAVCHTHVHSRDGTIRAVA from the coding sequence ATGACCTCGACGACCGCTGGCGACGCCGTGATCGCTCGTCTGCGCGACGCCGCGCAGACGCTGCGGTCGGTCTCGTCGTCCGCCCTCGACGAGGTGCGCGCGATGGTCGCGGCGCGCGATGCGCTCGACGCGGCGATCTCCGAGTCGCTGCTCGCGATCGAGGAGACGGGCGTCCATCGCGAGGAGGACGCGTCCACGGTGCAGACCTGGGCGCGACGCGAGGTGCGTCTCGACGCCGCCGAGACCCGCTCGCGGTTGCGCTCGGCGCGGGCGATGCGACGGCTGCCGGCGATGGCCGAGGCCCACCGTCAGGGCCGGATCTCGGCCGAACACGCCAAGGCGTTCGACTTCGCGCTGCGGCACGTGGGGGAGCCCGAGACGGTCGAGCTCGAGCCGGCACTGCTCGACGTGGCCCTCGTGGCCGAGCCCACCGAGCTGCGCCGGGTGGCACGCCGTTTCAAGGACGTCATGCACCCCGAGGCGCTCGACGAGGCCTGGCTGCGCGGTATGGACCGACGTGACCTGCAGGTGCACCGGTTCGAGGACGGCTGGCACGTGAACGGCTTCCTGCCGATCCAGACCGGTGCACGCCTCCAGGCCTTCCTCACGGCCGCCTCCGCGCCCGGAGAGGCCTGCGACGAGCGCACGGCCGCGCAGCGGCGCGTCGATGCGCTCGACGACCTCCTTGACCGTGTCCTCGCCGAGGGCCTGCCCACGGACGGCACCGTGGCGCCCCAGCTGCACGTCATCGTCGAGGCCGGGACGCTGCGCGAGGCGCTGGCTCCGGGCGCGCAATCGTCCTTCGAGGCCGGCGAGCCCGCCGTGCTGGTCGGCTTCGGGATGATCGGCCGGAACCTGCTGCGCCATCTCGCGTGCGGCGCCACCCTCACGCCCGTGCTCGTCGAGCGGATCGAGCCGAACCTGAAGATCCTTGACGTCGGCCGGGCCGAACGTCTCGCCACCCGGAAGCAGCGGCAGGCGATCTGGCTCCGGCAGGGCGGGGAGTGCGCCACCGAGGGGTGCCGGAACCCGATCGACCACGTCCACCACGAGATCCCGTGGTCGCTCGGCGGACCCACGGACCTCGGCGTCATGACCGGACGCTGCGCCGTCTGCCACACCCACGTTCACTCGCGCGACGGCACGATTCGGGCGGTGGCGTAG
- a CDS encoding WhiB family transcriptional regulator, producing the protein MVNIKRLPSPIIESYEWQWEGACMGADSSVFFSPEAERGMKRHRREENAKAVCATCPVIDRCREHALAVQEPYGVWGGLTESERTEILAGRQVAVG; encoded by the coding sequence ATGGTCAACATCAAGAGGCTTCCGTCGCCCATCATCGAGTCCTACGAATGGCAGTGGGAGGGCGCCTGCATGGGTGCCGACTCCTCGGTCTTCTTCTCGCCCGAGGCTGAGCGTGGGATGAAGCGGCACCGCCGTGAGGAGAACGCCAAGGCCGTCTGCGCCACGTGCCCGGTCATCGACCGGTGCCGTGAGCACGCGCTCGCGGTCCAGGAGCCGTACGGCGTCTGGGGCGGTCTCACCGAGTCCGAGCGCACCGAGATCCTCGCGGGCCGTCAGGTGGCCGTCGGCTGA
- a CDS encoding SGNH/GDSL hydrolase family protein codes for MKHVVVAIAAAVALSLLPGVAHAATSVEVARGAPPCEPESRTARPMSKSAPATYRRAGAWTYGDSITFQSRQHLRRIVTVRTAVDAHWGRDTESAVDALAADVRRHGAPPVVVMAVGTNDLKDVRAFRAQVVRTRQLLPRRTRLVWVDVYADAVTGHDAANRALRSVRGIEVLEWSRQNTRRLRDGRSRLLGDGIHVNARGCEIRNDLIGTALTRAARR; via the coding sequence GTGAAGCACGTCGTCGTCGCGATCGCCGCCGCGGTCGCTCTCTCGCTCCTGCCCGGCGTCGCCCACGCGGCCACCTCGGTCGAGGTGGCCCGCGGTGCGCCGCCCTGCGAGCCCGAGTCTCGCACCGCCCGACCGATGTCGAAGTCCGCTCCGGCGACCTACCGACGCGCCGGGGCCTGGACGTACGGCGACTCGATCACGTTTCAGTCGCGGCAGCACCTGCGGCGGATCGTCACCGTCCGCACCGCCGTCGACGCGCACTGGGGCCGTGACACCGAGAGCGCGGTCGACGCGCTGGCGGCCGACGTGCGCCGGCACGGCGCTCCTCCGGTCGTCGTCATGGCGGTCGGCACCAATGACCTGAAGGACGTTCGCGCCTTTCGCGCCCAGGTGGTCCGGACGCGCCAGCTGCTGCCGCGACGCACGCGCCTGGTGTGGGTGGACGTCTACGCCGACGCCGTGACGGGGCACGACGCGGCGAACCGCGCCCTGCGCAGCGTTCGGGGCATCGAGGTGCTCGAGTGGTCGCGACAGAACACCCGGCGGCTGCGCGACGGCCGGTCCCGCCTGCTCGGCGACGGCATCCACGTCAACGCGCGGGGCTGCGAGATCCGCAACGACCTGATCGGCACGGCGCTGACCCGGGCCGCGCGTCGTTGA
- a CDS encoding DUF1304 domain-containing protein: protein MVTIGLVLAGLAALLHVYIFVMESVTWTSPRTRATFGLSAQEAEATKQMAYNQGFYNLFLAIVTGIGIALVLSNEDDAGVALVLAGIGSMAAAALVLLLSDRSKARAAITQGTLPVLGIVALLVGVLA from the coding sequence ATGGTCACGATCGGTCTGGTCCTCGCGGGGCTCGCCGCCCTGCTGCACGTGTACATCTTCGTGATGGAGTCCGTCACCTGGACGAGTCCGCGGACCCGCGCCACGTTCGGACTCAGCGCCCAGGAGGCCGAGGCGACGAAGCAGATGGCCTACAACCAAGGCTTCTACAACCTGTTCCTCGCCATCGTCACGGGCATCGGCATCGCCCTCGTCCTGTCGAACGAGGACGACGCCGGCGTGGCGCTCGTGCTCGCCGGCATCGGCTCCATGGCCGCCGCCGCGCTCGTCCTGCTGCTCTCGGACCGGAGCAAGGCCCGCGCCGCGATCACCCAGGGCACGCTTCCCGTGCTCGGCATCGTCGCGCTGCTCGTCGGCGTCCTGGCCTGA
- a CDS encoding hemolysin family protein, translating into MWALTLLLGVVVVLAITAVTGYFVAQEFAYMAVDRARLGALAEKGDQRARRALSVTRRTSFMLSGAQLGITVTGLLVGYVAEPLIGESLGTALGGVDVPTGVGIAIGTVVALLLSTFVQMVFGELFPKNLAIARPEPVSLWLARSTTIYLAAFGWLITLFDAASNALLRALRIEPVHDVEHAATPRDLEHIVEQSERSGDLPHELSTLLDRVLDFPQADVEHAMIPRSRVDVLRPDAGLDEIRTVMAEGHSRYPVLSEDDEVLGVVQLADVLEADVRSAEPTAADLLRPALILPTTMALPAALQALTGERQQLACVVDEYGGFAGVLTVEDLAEELVGEITDEHDPDDPTAEPQPDDGSWVMGGDVHIDEVERAIGHELPPGDYETIAGFVIAHHGALPELGSTVEVELPLRPSDLVGAEDVAPPLLRVEVLAIERHVPALVRVTTPVDDQAEEALR; encoded by the coding sequence ATGTGGGCGCTGACACTGCTGCTCGGCGTCGTGGTGGTCCTGGCGATCACCGCCGTCACCGGGTACTTCGTGGCGCAGGAGTTCGCCTACATGGCGGTCGACCGCGCTCGGCTCGGCGCCCTGGCCGAGAAGGGTGACCAACGGGCCCGGCGTGCGCTGTCCGTGACGCGCCGCACGTCCTTCATGCTGTCGGGTGCCCAGCTGGGCATCACCGTCACCGGACTGCTGGTCGGCTACGTCGCCGAGCCGCTGATCGGCGAGTCGCTCGGCACCGCCCTCGGAGGCGTGGACGTCCCCACGGGCGTCGGGATCGCGATCGGCACGGTCGTCGCGCTGCTGCTGTCGACGTTCGTCCAGATGGTCTTCGGCGAGCTGTTCCCGAAGAACCTCGCGATCGCGCGGCCGGAGCCGGTCTCGCTGTGGCTGGCCCGCTCGACGACGATCTACCTCGCAGCGTTCGGCTGGCTGATCACGCTGTTCGACGCCGCCTCGAACGCGCTCCTGCGTGCGCTGCGCATCGAGCCGGTGCACGACGTCGAGCACGCGGCCACGCCGCGCGACCTCGAGCACATCGTCGAGCAGTCCGAGCGCAGCGGCGATCTCCCGCACGAGCTGTCGACGCTGCTCGACCGCGTGCTCGACTTCCCGCAGGCCGACGTGGAGCACGCCATGATCCCGCGCTCGCGCGTCGACGTGCTGCGCCCCGACGCGGGGCTCGACGAGATCCGCACGGTCATGGCCGAGGGTCACTCGCGCTACCCGGTGCTGAGCGAGGACGACGAGGTGCTGGGCGTCGTCCAGCTCGCGGACGTGCTCGAGGCCGACGTCAGGTCGGCCGAGCCCACCGCGGCCGACCTGCTGCGACCAGCGCTCATCCTGCCCACGACGATGGCGCTGCCCGCCGCGCTCCAGGCCCTGACCGGCGAGCGGCAGCAGCTGGCCTGCGTGGTCGACGAGTACGGCGGATTCGCCGGTGTGCTCACCGTGGAGGACCTGGCCGAGGAGCTGGTCGGCGAGATCACCGATGAGCACGATCCCGACGACCCGACGGCCGAGCCACAGCCCGACGACGGCAGCTGGGTGATGGGCGGCGACGTCCACATCGACGAGGTGGAGCGCGCGATCGGTCACGAGCTGCCGCCCGGCGACTACGAGACCATCGCCGGCTTCGTCATCGCCCACCACGGCGCCCTGCCCGAGCTCGGCTCGACCGTCGAGGTCGAGCTGCCGCTGCGCCCGTCCGACCTCGTCGGCGCCGAGGACGTCGCGCCGCCGCTGCTGCGCGTGGAGGTGCTCGCGATCGAGCGGCACGTCCCGGCGCTCGTCCGCGTCACCACCCCCGTCGACGACCAGGCCGAGGAGGCCCTCCGATGA
- a CDS encoding hemolysin family protein gives MSNPWLIVGATVALITLSAFFVAVEFALLAAKRHRLEDAASTSRSARAALRSSSELTLLLAGSQLGITACTLALGAITKPAVHHWLTPWFETWGMALWVADVAGFVLALIIVTFLHLVVGEMAPKSWAIAHPELSATVLALPMRGFMWLTRPLLRGLNELANRCLRRVGVEPTNEVASGQTSDDLRHLVAHSATAGTLDPAYSSQLSVALELQSLTVAELLAADSEPVGVPADATVADVRRAAQESGHLRILLHQEDATHGFVHVRDTLLHEPDAPVRALVRPVLALDPTTPVFSALASMRESRSHLAVVGAPGTNGVHGVITMTDVLDRLFPTPTQAV, from the coding sequence ATGAGCAACCCCTGGCTGATCGTCGGCGCCACCGTCGCGCTCATCACCCTCAGCGCGTTCTTCGTGGCCGTGGAGTTCGCGCTCCTGGCCGCCAAGCGGCACCGTCTCGAGGACGCCGCCAGCACGAGCCGCTCCGCCCGGGCGGCCCTGCGCAGCTCGAGCGAGCTGACCCTGCTGCTGGCGGGGTCCCAGCTGGGCATCACCGCCTGCACGCTGGCGCTCGGTGCCATCACGAAGCCGGCGGTCCACCACTGGCTGACTCCGTGGTTCGAGACCTGGGGGATGGCCCTGTGGGTCGCCGACGTCGCGGGCTTCGTCCTCGCGCTGATCATCGTCACGTTCCTGCACCTCGTGGTGGGCGAGATGGCGCCGAAGTCGTGGGCGATCGCTCACCCCGAGCTCTCGGCGACCGTCCTGGCGCTGCCGATGCGCGGCTTCATGTGGCTCACGCGTCCGCTGCTGCGGGGGCTGAACGAGCTGGCCAACCGGTGCCTGCGCCGCGTGGGCGTCGAGCCGACCAACGAGGTCGCCTCGGGGCAGACGAGCGACGACCTGCGTCACCTGGTCGCGCACTCCGCCACCGCGGGCACGCTCGATCCGGCCTACTCGAGCCAGCTCTCGGTGGCGCTCGAGCTCCAGTCGCTGACGGTGGCCGAGCTGCTCGCAGCGGACTCGGAGCCCGTGGGCGTGCCCGCGGACGCGACCGTGGCCGACGTGCGCCGGGCGGCGCAGGAGTCCGGGCACCTGCGGATCCTGCTCCACCAGGAGGACGCGACGCACGGCTTCGTGCACGTGCGCGACACCCTGCTGCACGAGCCGGACGCCCCCGTGCGAGCGCTCGTCCGGCCGGTGCTCGCGCTCGACCCGACCACCCCGGTGTTCAGCGCACTCGCGTCGATGCGGGAGTCGCGCAGCCACCTCGCCGTCGTCGGCGCGCCGGGCACGAACGGGGTCCACGGCGTCATCACGATGACCGACGTCCTGGACCGGCTGTTCCCCACGCCGACGCAGGCCGTCTAG
- a CDS encoding phosphoribosylanthranilate isomerase, translating to MYVKICGLRTAEHARAAVDAGADAIGVVMNATSPRRATDDEARAVVEASGAADTVLVVNDLPSAEAARTAQRLGFDVLQLHGRAYGEADFAAALAVVPRVWRATSLDLDPPLEVGAWGEEALLLDAPKPGSGERWDLSELAERAPDGRWLLAGGLSPANVAEAVSAVRPGGVDVSSGVEVAPGEKSSDLIRAFVAAARRG from the coding sequence GTGTACGTGAAGATCTGTGGACTCCGCACGGCCGAGCACGCGCGCGCGGCGGTGGACGCCGGCGCCGACGCGATCGGCGTCGTCATGAACGCGACGAGCCCGCGCCGGGCCACCGACGACGAGGCTCGCGCGGTGGTCGAGGCGTCGGGCGCCGCCGACACCGTGCTCGTGGTCAACGACCTCCCGTCGGCCGAGGCGGCGAGGACCGCGCAGCGGCTGGGCTTCGACGTCCTGCAGCTGCACGGGCGTGCCTACGGCGAGGCCGACTTCGCCGCGGCCCTCGCGGTCGTCCCGCGCGTGTGGCGGGCCACCTCGCTCGACCTCGACCCGCCGCTCGAGGTCGGGGCGTGGGGCGAGGAGGCCTTGCTGCTCGACGCGCCGAAGCCCGGCTCGGGCGAGCGCTGGGACCTGTCGGAGCTCGCCGAGCGCGCGCCCGACGGCCGGTGGCTGCTGGCCGGCGGACTCTCGCCGGCCAACGTCGCCGAGGCCGTGTCGGCGGTCCGTCCCGGTGGGGTGGACGTCTCGAGCGGCGTCGAGGTCGCGCCGGGGGAGAAGTCCTCCGACCTCATCCGCGCGTTCGTCGCGGCGGCGCGTCGGGGCTGA
- a CDS encoding MFS transporter gives MTRREELALSAAGLCLIGACYGLARFAYGLFVPSFRDEFSLDATATGVIASGGYVVYCVAVLAASVLTPRLGARGVAVTAGAFATAGTLTIALAGSTPALVLGVLLGGASSGLVSPALAHAVAHRVASERQGRVQTVVNAGTGVGVAIAGPIALLTRDEWREAWLSFAILASLATLWAAVRVPGDRGDAPPTGLLPRPFFPPGSLHLTVAAVLAGAASAAVWTFGRDLMVAEGLDEQGSTVAWILLGALGAGAGDLAARLGIPAAWSGATLLLAGATALLAVAPGRLATASVAAASFGAAYIAVTGLLLVWATRVHPRSPAAGVGWAFLVLALGQAAGSSALGAVDEASDARTTFVVAALAAVVAAMVRPTARVSPDAPPRRTRG, from the coding sequence ATGACCCGTCGCGAGGAGCTGGCACTGAGCGCAGCCGGCCTGTGCCTGATCGGTGCCTGCTACGGCCTCGCCCGGTTCGCGTACGGCCTGTTCGTGCCCTCGTTCCGAGACGAGTTCTCCCTCGACGCGACCGCCACCGGAGTCATCGCGTCCGGCGGGTACGTCGTCTACTGCGTGGCGGTGCTCGCCGCGTCGGTGCTCACGCCGCGGCTCGGCGCCCGGGGGGTGGCGGTGACCGCCGGTGCCTTCGCGACGGCGGGCACGTTGACGATCGCGCTCGCCGGCAGCACACCCGCGCTGGTGCTCGGCGTCCTGCTGGGCGGGGCGAGCTCCGGACTGGTGTCCCCCGCTCTCGCCCACGCGGTGGCGCACCGGGTGGCCTCGGAGCGACAGGGGCGCGTCCAGACGGTCGTCAACGCCGGCACCGGCGTGGGGGTCGCCATCGCCGGCCCGATCGCCCTGCTGACCCGCGACGAGTGGCGCGAGGCCTGGCTGTCCTTCGCGATCCTCGCCTCGCTCGCGACGCTCTGGGCCGCCGTCCGGGTCCCGGGCGACCGCGGTGACGCTCCGCCGACCGGACTGCTGCCGCGGCCCTTCTTCCCGCCGGGGAGCCTGCACCTCACGGTGGCCGCAGTCCTCGCCGGGGCCGCGAGCGCCGCCGTCTGGACGTTCGGTCGCGACCTCATGGTCGCCGAGGGGCTGGACGAGCAGGGGTCCACCGTCGCGTGGATCCTGCTCGGCGCCCTGGGCGCCGGCGCCGGCGATCTCGCCGCACGACTCGGGATCCCCGCGGCGTGGTCCGGTGCGACCCTCCTCCTCGCCGGCGCCACGGCACTGCTGGCCGTCGCGCCGGGCCGGCTCGCGACCGCTTCGGTGGCCGCCGCGTCCTTCGGCGCCGCCTACATCGCCGTCACCGGCCTGCTGCTGGTGTGGGCCACGCGCGTGCACCCCCGCAGTCCCGCCGCAGGCGTGGGCTGGGCGTTCCTCGTGCTCGCCCTCGGGCAGGCCGCGGGCTCGTCGGCCCTCGGCGCGGTCGACGAGGCCTCGGACGCGCGGACGACCTTCGTCGTGGCCGCCCTCGCGGCGGTCGTGGCCGCAATGGTCCGGCCGACCGCCCGGGTCAGCCCCGACGCGCCGCCGCGACGAACGCGCGGATGA
- a CDS encoding TetR/AcrR family transcriptional regulator — protein MDAMTTDEGELVPPDLTPAAGRILDAAAELFYLHGIHAVGVDTIADASGVTKRTLYDRFGSKDVLVATYLRARHAAWWARLDERLAEAPEPRALAVFDAYAQDAPSVERGCAFLNAAGELPAGHPAHAVIRAHKHAVRVRLEELVRADRPDLDAAATAEHLFLLLEGGVAQRGIDGDARLMRSARELAARLLG, from the coding sequence ATGGACGCGATGACCACCGACGAGGGCGAGCTGGTCCCGCCCGACCTCACGCCCGCGGCCGGGCGCATCCTCGACGCGGCCGCCGAGCTCTTCTACCTCCACGGGATCCACGCCGTGGGGGTCGACACGATCGCCGACGCGTCGGGTGTCACCAAGCGCACGCTCTACGACCGGTTCGGCTCCAAGGACGTGCTCGTGGCCACGTACCTGCGCGCCCGGCATGCCGCGTGGTGGGCACGTCTCGACGAGCGACTGGCGGAGGCACCGGAACCGCGCGCCCTGGCGGTCTTCGACGCTTACGCGCAGGACGCGCCGTCGGTCGAGCGAGGGTGTGCGTTCCTCAACGCCGCGGGCGAGCTGCCGGCGGGCCACCCGGCGCACGCCGTGATCCGTGCGCACAAGCACGCGGTGCGGGTGCGCCTGGAGGAGCTCGTGCGGGCCGATCGGCCGGACCTCGACGCGGCCGCGACGGCCGAGCACCTGTTCCTGCTCCTGGAGGGCGGCGTCGCGCAGCGCGGGATCGACGGCGACGCGCGCCTCATGCGCTCGGCGCGCGAGCTGGCGGCTCGTCTCCTGGGCTGA
- a CDS encoding bleomycin resistance protein, translated as MPETIPILPSADFDTTATFWRDLGFVERGRWDEYLVLRHEDLGIELHFWRDLAVDRWTNDVACYVRFADPDAARACHAAWSGVEVTAPSVLSEPRNEPWGATEFHVIDPHGNLVRLGGFPPVSPGDEPPARAPSA; from the coding sequence ATGCCGGAGACCATCCCGATCCTGCCCAGCGCGGACTTCGACACCACCGCGACGTTCTGGCGTGACCTCGGCTTCGTCGAGCGGGGCCGGTGGGACGAGTACCTCGTCCTGCGTCACGAGGACCTCGGGATCGAGCTGCACTTCTGGCGCGACCTCGCCGTGGACCGGTGGACGAACGACGTGGCCTGCTACGTCCGCTTCGCCGATCCGGACGCCGCTCGGGCCTGTCACGCGGCCTGGAGCGGGGTGGAGGTGACCGCCCCGTCGGTCCTGAGCGAGCCACGGAACGAGCCGTGGGGAGCCACGGAGTTCCACGTCATCGATCCACACGGGAACCTCGTGCGGCTCGGCGGCTTCCCTCCGGTCAGCCCAGGAGACGAGCCGCCAGCTCGCGCGCCGAGCGCATGA